The window GCAACGCCAATAGCGCCGCCGCCAGCCCCAGCGCTTGTTGCCCGGCGGTGCGCGGCACAACGCGCCATTGCAGCGCGGCGGCGATGCCCAGCAGCAGGAAGGCGAAGTTGACGGCGAACTCGATGGCCTTATCGAGGGCCACGGCGGCCAATGCGGCGCTGCGCGGCACGGCGTGGTTCTTCTCCACCAGCAGCACCTGCAACGGTTCGCCGCCGACGTGGGGGCCGGGCGTGAAGTAGCTGAGGCCGAAGACCGCCAGCCGGTAGCCGACCAGCGGCCGAAAGGGCAGCCGGTGGCCCGCGCCGGCCAACAAGAGCCACCAGCGAGCGCTGATCGTCGCCAGCACGACGGCGTTGGCGACGACAAGGACGGCAATTTGCCACAGGTGGAGCCGGCGCAGGATGGCGACCACTTCGTCCAGCGACACGAAGCGGATGCCCCACACCAACAGCGCCGCGCCCAGCACCCACGGCAAGAGTCGCAGCAGCCGCCGCCTCATCGCTCCCCCAATCGCCGGAATATGACCTTCTCTTCCACCGGCCACAGGGCGAACGGCCCCGGCCCCAGCAGCATGAGCATGACGATGGCGACCAGCGCCGCGCCGTTGTCCCAGCGCAAGCCGCGGCCGGCGATGTCGAAGCCGATGGGCAGGCTGAGGGCCACAGACAAGGCGCGCCCCAGGATGCCCAGCCCAACCAGCGGCGCGCCGCTGACGGCGATGGCCGCTAGCAACGTCGCCAGCAGGCCCGGCCCCGGCGCGCCCCAACCGATTAAGATGGCTTGCCAGGCCGCCGGCGGC is drawn from Candidatus Promineifilum breve and contains these coding sequences:
- a CDS encoding lysylphosphatidylglycerol synthase transmembrane domain-containing protein codes for the protein MRRRLLRLLPWVLGAALLVWGIRFVSLDEVVAILRRLHLWQIAVLVVANAVVLATISARWWLLLAGAGHRLPFRPLVGYRLAVFGLSYFTPGPHVGGEPLQVLLVEKNHAVPRSAALAAVALDKAIEFAVNFAFLLLGIAAALQWRVVPRTAGQQALGLAAALLALPLLYLGLTARGFYPASRGLTPLARRWPRLASAAATVAESEGMIGRTFRAAPRPFIAAVAVTFLSWAALIAEYWLMASFLGTNLTLPQLVVALTAARISILLLLPAGLGALELSQALAFGALGLDPAFGISLGLLIRARDTALGLFGLWWAGRSVGSG